One window from the genome of Elaeis guineensis isolate ETL-2024a chromosome 5, EG11, whole genome shotgun sequence encodes:
- the LOC105045588 gene encoding probable calcium-transporting ATPase 9, plasma membrane-type isoform X5 translates to MEGRGWGIDSYLKHNFDLPAKNPSEDAQRKWRSAVGKIVKNRRRRFRMVPDLDKRSEEEAKKRKIQEKIRVALYVQQAAFHFIDAANRKEHHLSEEVMKAGFSISPDELASIASGHDIKSLKMHGGVEGISRKINVSLDDGINTTDFSMRQNLYGANRYVEKPPRSFWMFVWDALQDLTLIILMICALISIVVGLATEGWPKGVYDGLGILLSIFLVVIVTAVSDYKQSLQFRELDKEKKNIVIHVTRDGSRQKVSIYDLVVGDIVHLSIGDQVPADGLFISGYSLLIDESSLSGESEPVYITQEKPFLLAGTTVQDGSAKMLVTAVGMHTEWGRLMGTLSQGGEDETPLQVKLNGVATIIGQIGLVVATLTFVVLIVRFLVDKGMHVGLLTWFPEDALTLLNYFAISVTIIVVAVPEGLPLAVTLSLAFAMKKLMDDKALVRHLSACETMGSASCICTDKTGTLTTNHMVVDKIWICEVSKSFRGKETINDLKAVISEKVLSILLQCIFENSDSEVVKGKDGKNTIMGTPTEAALLEFGLELEGECYAQHRDCKKLRVEPFNSVKKKMSVLVSLPGGRIRAFCKGASEILLQMCDKIIDSDGNSVPLSEVQTKNILDIINTFACEALRTLCLAFKDVDETYERDKIPADGYTLIAVFGIKDPVRPGVRDAVQSCIAAGVTVRMVTGDNINTAKAIARECGILTDDGLAIEGSDFRNKSPEEMKDLIPEIQVMARSLPLDKHTLVTNLRSMFHEVVAVTGDGTNDAPALHEADIGLAMGIAGTEHASQGVLLSLLSSCFGST, encoded by the exons ATGGAAGGGAGGGGATGGGGAATTGACAGCTATCTGAAGCACAACTTCGACCTCCCGGCGAAGAACCCCTCGGAGGATGCGCAGCGGAAATGGCGGTCCGCCGTCGGCAAGATCGTCAAGAACCGCCGCCGCCGCTTCCGAATGGTCCCGGATCTCGACAAGCGATCCGAGGAGGAAGCCAAGAAGCGCAAGATCCAG gAAAAAATTCGGGTGGCTCTCTATGTACAACAAGCTGCATTTCATTTCATTGATG CTGCTAATAGAAAAGAACATCATCTCTCTGAAGAGGTCATGAAAGCTGGTTTTTCTATCAGCCCTGATGAACTGGCATCCATTGCAAGTGGACATGATATTAAGAGCTTGAAGATGCATGGAGGAGTTGAGGGGATATCGAGAAAAATTAATGTCTCACTGGATGATGGCATTAACACAACTGATTTTTCCATGAGACAGAATTTATATGGTGCTAATCGATATGTAGAGAAGCCTCCTAGAAGCTTCTGGATGTTTGTATGGGATGCTCTACAGGACTTGACGCTTATCATTCTTATGATATGTGCTCTGATTTCTATAGTTGTTGGACTTGCCACAGAAGGATGGCCAAAGGGTGTGTATGATGGGCTGGGAATTCTTCTCAGCATATTCTTAGTTGTCATAGTTACTGCTGTCAGTGACTACAAGCAATCTCTGCAATTTAGAGAATTAgacaaggaaaagaaaaatatagttaTTCATGTAACTAGAGATGGTTCTAGACAAAAGGTATCTATTTATGACTTGGTAGTTGGGGATATTGTTCATCTGTCAATAGGTGATCAAGTTCCAGCTGATGGTCTATTTATATCTGGTTACTCCTTGTTGATAGATGAATCAAGTTTGTCTGGTGAAAGTGAGCCAGTATACATTACTCAGGAAAAACCTTTTCTCCTGGCTGGGACTACAGTGCAAGATGGGTCTGCTAAAATGCTGGTTACTGCAGTCGGCATGCACACTGAGTGGGGAAGGTTGATGGGCACTTTAAGCCAGGGTGGAGAGGATGAAACACCTTTACAAGTTAAGCTAAATGGTGTTGCAACCATAATTGGACAGATTGGTTTGGTGGTTGCCACTCTAACATTTGTGGTCCTGATAGTTAGGTTTTTAGTGGACAAGGGCATGCATGTTGGGTTGCTGACATGGTTTCCAGAAGACGCGCTTACTTTGCTGAATTATTTTGCAATTTCAGTGACTATAATTGTTGTTGCAGTTCCTGAAGGGCTACCTTTGGCTGTGACATTGAGTCTTGCCTTTGCAATGAAGAAGCTAATGGATGATAAAGCACTAGTTAGGCATCTGTCGGCATGTGAAACAATGGGTTCCGCTAGTTGCATTTGTACAGATAAAACAGGAACATTGACCACCAACCACATGGTAGTTGATAAGATATGGATCTGTGAGGTATCCAAGTCATTTAGAGGTAAGGAAACCATTAATGATCTGAAAGCTGTGATTTCTGAAAAAGTATTGAGCATCCTTCTTCAATGCATTTTTGAAAATTCTGATTCTGAGGTGgtgaaaggaaaagatggtaaaAATACCATAATGGGTACACCAACTGAAGCAGCATTATTAGAGTTTGGCTTGGAATTGGAAGGAGAATGTTATGCTCAACACCGGGATTGCAAGAAATTAAGGGTGGAGCCTTTTAATTCGGTTAAGAAGAAGATGTCTGTTCTTGTGTCATTACCCGGTGGAAGGATTCGTGCTTTCTGCAAGGGTGCATCAGAAATCCTCTTGCAGATGTGTGACAAGATCATTGACAGTGATGGAAACAGTGTACCTCTTTCAGAAGTGCAGACGAAGAATATACTGGATATCATCAATACATTTGCTTGCGAAGCCTTAAGAACACTTTGCCTGGCCTTTAAGGATGTGGATGAAACTTATGAGAGGGACAAAATCCCTGCTGATGGTTATACACTGATAGCTGTGTTTGGCATTAAAGATCCAGTCCGGCCTGGAGTCAGGGATGCAGTTCAGTCCTGTATAGCTGCAGGTGTTACTGTCCGAATGGTAACTGGGGACAACATCAATACAGCTAAAGCTATAGCCAGGGAATGTGGAATATTGACAGATGATGGTTTGGCCATAGAAGGATCAGATTTTCGCAATAAAAGCCCTGAGGAAATGAAGGATTTGATTCCTGAAATTCAG GTAATGGCCCGATCTTTGCCGTTGGATAAACACACATTGGTGACAAATTTGAGAAGTATGTTTCATGAAGTTGTTGCAGTTACTGGTGATGGAACGAATGATGCCCCAGCACTGCATGAGGCAGACATTGGCCTTGCAATGGGTATTGCAGGCACAGAG